The following proteins are co-located in the Halalkalicoccus subterraneus genome:
- a CDS encoding sugar phosphate isomerase/epimerase family protein: MRYGFNQCGFPADEFEHMCSILAKAGYDGVEPNVEHGGPLTTEEGRLEAAKIAEEHDLRVPAISTISHWEYPLSSSDDELRRIGLDISRDMIDAAAMLGAEDVLIVPAVIQDGTTYDADYERAVESVREIANYAADRDVGVSIENVQNNFLLSPDEFAAFLDDVEDAGPVGAYFDIANALRSGLPSRWLRALDGRISKIHVKDWLTDAHRVTYPPQGDVNWERVLDAVDAIGYDGWITAEVPAYQSFPERMPVDVLETMQFLFEDGGDQR; the protein is encoded by the coding sequence ATGCGCTACGGATTCAACCAGTGTGGATTTCCCGCAGACGAGTTCGAGCATATGTGCTCGATCCTCGCGAAAGCCGGCTACGACGGCGTCGAACCGAACGTCGAGCACGGGGGGCCCCTGACGACCGAAGAGGGACGTCTAGAGGCCGCCAAGATAGCCGAAGAGCATGACCTGCGTGTTCCCGCCATCTCGACGATTAGCCACTGGGAGTATCCGCTCTCGAGCAGTGATGATGAACTGCGTCGGATCGGGCTGGATATCAGTCGTGATATGATCGACGCCGCTGCGATGCTGGGCGCTGAGGACGTCCTGATCGTCCCCGCTGTAATCCAAGACGGTACAACCTACGACGCTGACTACGAACGCGCCGTCGAATCAGTCCGCGAGATCGCGAACTACGCGGCCGATCGTGATGTTGGCGTGTCAATCGAGAACGTTCAAAACAACTTCCTGCTTTCTCCAGATGAATTCGCAGCGTTTCTCGATGACGTCGAGGACGCCGGCCCCGTTGGGGCATACTTCGATATTGCAAACGCGCTTCGCTCCGGACTACCGAGTCGGTGGCTACGCGCGCTCGACGGCCGAATTTCGAAGATCCACGTCAAAGACTGGCTCACAGACGCCCACCGCGTGACGTACCCGCCCCAAGGCGACGTAAACTGGGAACGCGTGCTTGATGCCGTCGATGCCATCGGGTACGACGGCTGGATCACCGCCGAGGTGCCGGCCTATCAATCATTCCCCGAGCGGATGCCTGTGGACGTACTTGAGACCATGCAGTTCCTCTTTGAAGACGGAGGTGACCAGCGATAA
- a CDS encoding SprT family zinc-dependent metalloprotease, which yields MKQARLTDGDWTTSAAESQLAPAQSSAEQTSDETYPETKVALCEHAATHAREVAAEHFPELPVNAIDWETSTRMERSAGVAIYDHQCEQITICLSWDAYESYGWEQFSRVVRHELIHAWQYHEYDEADHGSTFHQWIEPLKTDRHCEQYAEPNYWVICEACESRDPRYRRSKVVKQPEKYSCGRCGGSISIEEA from the coding sequence ATGAAACAAGCGCGATTGACGGACGGCGACTGGACTACCTCGGCGGCTGAGAGCCAATTAGCACCTGCTCAGAGCAGTGCGGAACAGACGAGTGATGAGACGTATCCGGAGACGAAAGTAGCGCTGTGCGAGCACGCAGCGACTCATGCTAGAGAGGTTGCAGCCGAACACTTTCCGGAACTGCCAGTCAACGCTATTGACTGGGAAACCTCGACGCGGATGGAGCGCTCCGCCGGGGTCGCGATCTACGACCACCAGTGTGAGCAGATCACAATTTGTCTCTCGTGGGATGCCTATGAGTCATATGGATGGGAGCAGTTTTCTCGAGTCGTTCGTCACGAGCTGATCCATGCCTGGCAGTATCACGAGTACGATGAGGCCGACCACGGGTCGACGTTTCACCAGTGGATTGAACCGCTGAAGACGGATCGTCATTGCGAGCAGTACGCTGAGCCCAACTACTGGGTCATCTGTGAGGCGTGTGAGAGTCGTGATCCCCGATATCGCCGGTCGAAAGTTGTGAAACAACCTGAGAAGTATTCATGCGGTCGGTGTGGTGGTTCGATCTCGATTGAAGAAGCGTAG